Proteins encoded by one window of Vitis vinifera cultivar Pinot Noir 40024 chromosome 10, ASM3070453v1:
- the LOC100246938 gene encoding alkaline ceramidase TOD1, producing the protein MIRNKWMIGKLMGQRRFMGKASLTTPLLFQSKRLCFSVLYLFTTLFLALYVSLSPTKCIFRSSPFDPIQAPLFSYPPNYGEHKYAISTVRSSCTAPVHFSDYWMVLKKIQDSCRNSTIFLPGLRYIQGNADTFGGNFSTQKRISYFDHRDDGKEVPCGFMKEFSISKSDRIAMEKCGSVVVVSAIFADHDKIRQPKGLGSRTLENVCFFMFVDDTTLKGLDYHKVISTQSQEYKVGAWRLVRVSSQHLYKNPAMNGVIPKYLVHRLFPNSKYSIWVDAKLQLVVDPLLLIHSLVISENVDMAISKHPFFVHTLEEAMATARWKKWGDIESLKLQMETYCGLGLKPWTQDKLPYTSDVPDSALILRKHGMRSNLFSCLLFNELEAFNPRDQLAFAYVRDKMRPKVTMNMFEVEVFEHIAVEYRHNLKHSGTKLPQSSKTKRASPDLFANGTCSMCESYLLEMWGEPRN; encoded by the exons ATGATAAGAAATAAATGGATGATAGGAAAACTGATGGGGCAACGTCGGTTTATGGGGAAGGCATCGTTAACAACGCCTCTCCTCTTCCAGTCAAAGCGACTCTGTTTCTCTGTCCTCTATCTCTTCACCACTCTCTTCCTAGCTCTCTACGTCTCCCTCTCCCCCACCAAATGCATCTTCAGATCATCACCCTTCGATCCTATCCAAGCACCTCTCTTCTCATATCCACCCAATTATGGGGAACACAAGTATGCAATCTCAACTGTCCGATCTTCATGCACTGCCCCTGTTCATTTCTCAG ATTATTGGATGGTTTTGAAGAAAATCCAAGATTCGTGTCGGAATTCTACCATATTTTTGCCGGGTCTGAGGTATATACAGGGCAATGCTGATACGTTCGGAGGAAATTTCAGTACCCAGAAGAGGATTTCCTATTTTGATCATAGAGATGATGGGAAGGAAGTTCCTTGCGGATTCATGAAGGAATTTTCGATCAGTAAATCTG ACAGGATAGCTATGGAAAAGTGCGGAAGCGTGGTAGTAGTCTCAGCGATCTTTGCTGATCATGACAAAATCCGGCAGCCGAAAGGCCTCGGATCCAGAACTCTAGAAAATGTATGTTTCTTCATGTTCGTGGATGACACCACCCTCAAGGGACTTGATTATCACAAAGTAATTTCCACTCAGTCTCAAGAATATAAGGTTGGCGCATGGAGACTTGTTAGAGTTTCAAGCCAGCATTTGTACAAGAATCCGGCAATGAATGGAGTGATACCTAAATACCTGGTTCACAGGCTTTTTCCCAACTCAAAATACAGTATCTGGGTGGATGCAAAGCTGCAGTTGGTGGTCGATCCACTGCTGTTGATTCATTCACTTGTTATATCAGAAAATGTGGACATGGCCATTTCAAAACATCCCTTCTTTGTCCACACTCTGGAAGAGGCAATGGCTACTGCAAGATGGAAGAAGTGGGGGGATATTGAATCGTTAAAGCTGCAAATGGAAACATATTGTGGGCTTGGCTTGAAGCCATGGACGCAGGACAAACTCCCTTATACCTCAG ATGTACCAGACAGTGCCTTGATCTTAAGAAAGCATGGAATGAGGAGCAACCTCTTCTCCTGCCTACTGTTCAATGAGTTGGAAGCATTTAACCCAAGAGACCAACTGGCATTTGCATATGTAAGAGATAAGATGAGGCCTAAAGTAACGATGAACATGTTTGAGGTCGAAGTATTTGAGCATATTGCTGTGGAATACAGGCACAATCTCAAGCACAGTGGGACAAAACTCCCACAAAGCTCCAAGACCAAGAGGGCCAGCCCTGATTTGTTTGCAAATGGGACTTGCAGCATGTGCGAGAGTTACCTTTTGGAGATGTGGGGTGAGCCTCGTAATTGA